A section of the Methanoregula formicica SMSP genome encodes:
- a CDS encoding dihydroneopterin aldolase family protein, translated as MTNDREQAVFEAGIKLGALYHQWVGTPISRISAASVEKAIEQAVILQPFVEEITVRLDRSLMNENRFGYSELSGMMFDVEIITRVGFTYCRARLSPENGYPLMKIVDCHEIS; from the coding sequence TTGACAAACGACAGGGAACAGGCAGTATTTGAAGCGGGGATCAAACTCGGGGCGCTGTATCACCAGTGGGTAGGAACTCCTATCTCCCGCATCTCGGCGGCAAGTGTTGAGAAGGCGATCGAGCAGGCAGTGATCCTCCAGCCTTTTGTCGAAGAGATCACGGTCCGGCTCGACCGTTCGCTCATGAACGAGAACCGGTTCGGGTACAGCGAACTCTCCGGCATGATGTTCGATGTCGAGATCATCACCCGTGTCGGCTTCACGTACTGCCGGGCCCGGCTTTCACCCGAGAACGGGTACCCGCTGATGAAAATCGTGGACTGCCATGAAATCTCCTGA
- a CDS encoding minichromosome maintenance protein MCM: protein MEKQPDLHEGDRTGDWTRLLKTKYKKQLGELSREYPHKRSLSIDYRDVERFGKPGIAMADELLENPGKVLEDVWDAIKNGQLVRTKDGKEPREINIRFTNLPRKTLIRNIRSDDINRYISVEGILRKTTEVRPRVVEAVFRCPAGHFTVKQQKYGKFIEPDGCATDGCTFKKLELLPKRSKFVDSQKLRIQESPEGLRGGEQPQTLDIDVTDDLSGIVSPGDRIIINGILRSMQRVVKGEKSTVFDIFLECNSIEVAEKEFEEVEIDEKAEDEINRLSKDPMIYRMITHSVAPTIYGSEDVKQAIALQLFGGIAKEMPDGSRLRGDIHVLLIGDPGIAKSQLLRYVVKLSPRAIYTSGQSSTAAGLTATAVKDEFGEGRWTLEAGALVLADMGVAAVDEMDKMEKGDRSALHEAMEQQSISVAKAGITATLKSRCALLGAANPKYGRFDMFGDLSDQINMPPSLLSRFDLIFIMTDQPEQKRDMAIAEHILKAHSTGELIAQHKKTPIPGVTDEYILQQLKPVMPDIEPGLFRKYVAYSKRSCFPLLSPEARDALVAYYMKLRGIAEPNKPVPVTARQLEALVRLAEASARIRLSSTIETSDAERVIHIVDACLRQIAYDAKTGTFDIDKVVTGISKEKRDIVRVIKDAIRDIGGEGRRAGIDQVIDAVSAKGFPRNKVREGIEMLLRTGEAMEPKNGIIQLI from the coding sequence ATGGAGAAACAACCGGATCTCCACGAAGGTGACAGGACTGGCGACTGGACCCGCCTCCTGAAGACGAAGTACAAAAAACAACTCGGGGAGTTGTCGCGCGAGTACCCCCACAAGAGATCACTCTCGATAGACTACCGCGATGTAGAGCGGTTCGGTAAACCGGGTATCGCAATGGCGGACGAGCTTCTCGAGAATCCCGGGAAGGTGCTCGAAGATGTCTGGGATGCCATAAAGAACGGCCAGCTCGTCCGCACCAAGGATGGCAAGGAACCCCGGGAGATCAATATCCGGTTTACCAACCTGCCGCGAAAGACCTTAATCCGCAACATCCGCTCCGATGATATCAACCGGTACATTTCGGTCGAGGGGATCCTCAGAAAGACAACGGAAGTACGGCCCCGTGTTGTGGAGGCCGTGTTTCGCTGCCCGGCCGGCCACTTCACGGTAAAACAGCAGAAGTACGGGAAGTTCATTGAACCGGACGGCTGTGCAACCGACGGGTGCACCTTCAAGAAACTCGAACTGCTGCCCAAGCGTTCGAAATTCGTGGATTCCCAGAAACTCCGGATCCAGGAATCGCCGGAAGGCCTCCGCGGGGGGGAGCAGCCGCAGACACTGGACATCGATGTCACCGATGACCTCTCCGGCATAGTCTCCCCCGGTGACCGGATCATCATCAATGGCATCCTGCGCTCCATGCAGCGGGTAGTCAAGGGCGAGAAGAGCACGGTCTTTGATATCTTTCTTGAATGCAACTCCATCGAGGTTGCCGAAAAGGAGTTCGAGGAAGTCGAGATTGATGAGAAAGCCGAGGACGAGATCAACCGGCTCAGTAAAGACCCGATGATTTACCGGATGATCACGCACTCTGTCGCTCCAACGATCTATGGGAGCGAGGATGTGAAGCAGGCAATCGCGCTCCAGCTGTTCGGCGGGATCGCAAAAGAGATGCCGGACGGGAGCAGGCTCCGGGGCGACATCCACGTCCTCCTCATCGGGGACCCGGGTATCGCAAAGAGCCAGCTGCTCCGGTACGTGGTCAAGCTCTCTCCCCGGGCTATCTACACGAGCGGGCAGTCTTCAACGGCCGCAGGACTGACTGCAACTGCCGTGAAAGACGAGTTCGGCGAAGGTCGCTGGACTCTTGAAGCCGGTGCCCTCGTGCTCGCTGATATGGGTGTCGCCGCTGTTGATGAGATGGACAAGATGGAGAAGGGCGACCGCTCCGCCCTCCACGAAGCCATGGAACAACAGTCCATCAGCGTTGCAAAGGCCGGCATAACGGCAACGCTCAAGTCACGGTGTGCCCTCCTGGGGGCAGCCAATCCCAAATACGGCCGGTTCGACATGTTCGGCGACCTTTCAGACCAGATCAACATGCCCCCCTCGCTCCTCTCCCGCTTCGACCTGATCTTCATCATGACCGACCAGCCTGAGCAGAAGCGTGACATGGCGATCGCCGAGCATATCCTCAAGGCACACAGTACCGGGGAACTGATTGCCCAGCACAAGAAGACCCCCATTCCCGGAGTTACGGACGAGTACATCCTGCAGCAGCTCAAGCCGGTCATGCCGGATATCGAACCGGGGCTGTTCCGGAAATACGTAGCCTACTCAAAACGTTCGTGTTTCCCGCTGCTCTCGCCTGAGGCCCGTGATGCACTGGTTGCCTATTACATGAAACTCAGGGGGATAGCGGAACCCAATAAACCCGTCCCTGTTACCGCCCGGCAGCTCGAAGCCCTGGTCCGGCTTGCCGAGGCGAGTGCGCGTATCCGTCTTTCGAGCACGATCGAGACGAGCGATGCGGAGCGGGTGATTCACATTGTTGACGCGTGCCTGAGGCAGATCGCATATGATGCAAAGACCGGTACGTTCGATATCGACAAGGTTGTCACCGGCATCTCCAAGGAGAAGCGCGACATCGTCCGGGTCATCAAGGATGCCATCCGCGATATCGGGGGAGAAGGGCGGCGCGCCGGTATCGATCAGGTCATCGATGCCGTCAGCGCAAAAGGGTTCCCGCGGAACAAGGTGCGCGAGGGTATCGAGATGCTCCTGCGGACCGGGGAAGCGATGGAGCCCAAGAATGGTATCATTCAGCTGATATGA
- a CDS encoding replication factor C small subunit — MDESHTIWIEKYRPQKLADIVGQDEIVERLSSYVRSGNLPHLLFTGSAGVGKTTAAVTLAREFFRDSWQMNFRELNASDERGIDVVRNQIKQFARTTPLGEATFKILFLDEADALTTDAQAALRRTMESYAQTCRFILSCNYSSKIIDPIQSRCAIYRFKPLGPEAVREEVRRIASREGLTITDGAMDAIVYIAQGDMRKAINALQGAAIINPAIDEKRVYSITSTARPEEIDELLSLSLTGDFDGAESLLAQLLHERGIAPNELINQMYRALLKREMPRELKVRLIDHLGESDFRLSEGANSDIQMEALVARFVLSSQAGH; from the coding sequence ATGGATGAGTCCCACACGATCTGGATAGAGAAATACCGCCCGCAGAAACTTGCCGATATCGTAGGACAGGACGAGATTGTCGAGAGACTGTCCTCCTACGTCCGGAGCGGGAACCTCCCCCACCTCCTCTTCACGGGCAGCGCGGGCGTGGGAAAGACCACTGCTGCAGTAACGCTGGCACGGGAATTTTTCCGTGACTCGTGGCAGATGAACTTCCGCGAACTGAATGCATCGGATGAGCGGGGAATCGATGTGGTAAGGAACCAGATCAAGCAGTTCGCCCGCACCACACCACTTGGAGAGGCCACATTCAAGATCCTCTTTCTTGACGAGGCCGATGCCCTGACCACCGATGCCCAGGCTGCCCTCCGCCGCACGATGGAGAGTTATGCCCAGACCTGCAGGTTCATCCTTTCCTGCAATTACTCCTCAAAGATCATCGATCCCATCCAGAGCCGGTGTGCAATCTATCGTTTCAAACCGCTCGGGCCGGAAGCGGTGCGGGAAGAGGTGCGCCGTATCGCGAGCCGCGAGGGGCTGACAATCACCGACGGGGCGATGGATGCGATCGTCTATATCGCACAGGGGGATATGAGAAAGGCCATTAACGCATTGCAGGGAGCAGCGATCATCAACCCGGCTATTGACGAGAAACGGGTCTATTCCATCACGTCAACGGCCCGTCCCGAAGAGATCGACGAACTGCTCAGTCTCTCATTAACGGGAGATTTCGACGGCGCAGAATCGCTCCTTGCCCAGCTCCTCCATGAGCGCGGTATTGCACCAAACGAACTGATCAACCAGATGTACCGTGCCCTCCTGAAACGCGAGATGCCCCGGGAACTGAAAGTGAGACTCATTGACCATCTCGGGGAATCAGACTTCCGGCTTTCGGAAGGCGCAAACAGCGATATCCAGATGGAAGCACTGGTTGCACGGTTCGTGCTCTCCTCCCAGGCAGGGCACTGA
- a CDS encoding DUF3821 domain-containing protein: MQIKYIFCALIVIFLVCSPAAASTKKIASGAPVFIGETDLDISSAIRDCKVIAWWADEADMSGPATKNITIKRVNDVILPVNHFNISPDLFSGYPGNWYCEDKKPTFVVLNVHEPAISIRVWDLDRNEDISGKAVPVTTNITYRIDTNLHQALSYANRTELTPADGFMTVTLTNPVGKDMKNIYTGSVGSSSTQILIFDGTPFMTSPTYYGRNLEAWNRLSRDTTGGYLYPTGTYTFTVVQNLGGMKDSYISADTQSGRTTSSASVTFLPLESPATQTTTVPSETPVTTSPETIPPTTAVTKQAVTLPVTTIEEPPAKVTYSPLTAWAGILGLAGAGALLAQRRD, encoded by the coding sequence ATGCAAATAAAATATATTTTCTGCGCCCTTATTGTCATTTTCCTGGTCTGTTCTCCCGCAGCAGCCAGTACAAAAAAGATCGCAAGCGGCGCACCGGTCTTCATTGGAGAAACCGATCTCGATATCAGTTCGGCAATACGTGACTGCAAGGTGATTGCCTGGTGGGCGGATGAAGCCGATATGTCTGGCCCGGCTACGAAGAATATCACGATCAAACGGGTCAATGACGTAATCCTTCCGGTCAACCACTTCAATATCAGCCCGGATCTTTTTAGTGGCTATCCCGGCAACTGGTATTGCGAAGACAAGAAGCCCACGTTCGTTGTCCTCAATGTTCATGAACCGGCAATCTCCATCCGGGTCTGGGACCTTGACAGGAACGAAGACATTTCCGGGAAGGCCGTCCCCGTCACGACAAATATCACGTATCGCATTGACACGAACCTTCACCAGGCCCTGTCGTATGCAAACCGGACCGAGCTCACTCCTGCCGACGGTTTTATGACTGTTACCCTGACCAACCCGGTCGGGAAAGACATGAAAAATATCTATACCGGCAGTGTCGGATCTTCCAGCACCCAGATCCTCATATTCGATGGAACGCCATTTATGACAAGTCCGACCTACTATGGCAGAAACCTGGAAGCATGGAACCGGCTCTCGCGTGACACAACAGGTGGTTATCTCTATCCGACCGGTACCTACACCTTCACGGTTGTCCAGAACCTCGGTGGCATGAAGGACTCGTATATCAGTGCAGATACGCAGAGTGGTAGGACCACTTCATCGGCCAGCGTCACCTTCCTTCCCCTTGAGTCTCCTGCAACGCAAACGACCACTGTGCCCTCAGAAACTCCTGTCACCACATCTCCTGAAACAATCCCCCCGACAACTGCTGTGACAAAACAGGCAGTTACCCTTCCGGTAACTACCATTGAGGAACCGCCGGCAAAAGTCACCTATTCCCCCCTTACGGCCTGGGCAGGTATTCTTGGTCTTGCAGGTGCCGGGGCCCTTCTTGCGCAACGCAGGGATTGA
- a CDS encoding tetratricopeptide repeat protein has protein sequence MHLRTGLIVIVMTLMIVTPALAADDIPAEENPWYWYNQAVDLANAGQFSAALVANEKALSLNESMPLAWANEAGILVQLGRYEEAIVAADRVVSVNATDLPNAYAAAYYSKGDALRALGRTSEAADAYARAYSLDSGLVPPVTVPGQTSVPATPSPAKSPLHPGIIVCSVLVALVCCKARFMQ, from the coding sequence ATGCATCTCAGAACAGGACTCATCGTCATAGTTATGACCCTTATGATTGTCACCCCGGCACTCGCGGCTGATGATATCCCTGCTGAAGAAAATCCCTGGTACTGGTATAATCAGGCCGTAGACCTGGCAAATGCCGGCCAGTTCTCTGCCGCCCTTGTTGCAAACGAGAAGGCGCTCTCCTTAAACGAGAGCATGCCCCTTGCATGGGCAAACGAAGCAGGCATCCTTGTACAGCTGGGCCGGTACGAAGAAGCGATTGTCGCAGCGGATCGCGTTGTCTCGGTCAATGCAACCGATCTTCCCAATGCCTATGCTGCGGCGTATTACAGTAAAGGGGATGCGCTCCGTGCACTGGGCCGGACGAGCGAGGCAGCGGATGCCTATGCACGGGCATACAGCCTGGACTCCGGTCTTGTTCCTCCTGTGACGGTTCCCGGTCAGACTTCTGTGCCGGCAACCCCGTCTCCAGCGAAAAGTCCCCTGCATCCCGGTATCATTGTATGTTCGGTCCTGGTAGCCCTCGTCTGTTGCAAGGCTCGTTTCATGCAGTAG
- a CDS encoding metallophosphoesterase has translation MKLEFLRSGPALVIENEERLLVVSDLHFGIESDLAAHGLHFASRSAERLERLMRVIDFTDPDRLVLLGDIKHSIPSLTRQEYHELPGIMETVRSRAPLIIFPGNHDTGIERFARESEICPREGMLINGIGFLHGHMYPAPDLYGHLIVVGHHHPLLALRDEIGCALQEPAYIRAGLMAGKGDISVPEDRALQTRLLFMPAFNELAGYDISRIVRDPFSPLSRCMDAGSAEIILADGTYIGPFSALVQDEDD, from the coding sequence ATGAAACTGGAATTCCTCCGCAGCGGCCCGGCGCTTGTCATCGAGAACGAAGAGCGCCTGCTGGTTGTGTCCGATCTGCATTTTGGGATCGAGTCCGACCTTGCAGCCCACGGCCTCCATTTCGCCAGCCGGAGTGCAGAACGCCTGGAGCGGCTGATGCGGGTCATCGATTTCACCGACCCGGACCGGCTTGTTCTCCTGGGGGATATCAAGCATAGCATTCCTTCCCTGACCCGGCAGGAATACCATGAACTGCCGGGGATTATGGAAACCGTGCGCTCACGGGCTCCCCTGATCATCTTTCCCGGCAATCATGATACCGGCATCGAGCGGTTTGCCCGTGAATCTGAAATCTGTCCCCGGGAGGGGATGCTGATTAACGGGATCGGCTTTCTCCACGGGCATATGTATCCTGCACCCGATCTGTATGGCCATCTCATCGTTGTCGGGCACCACCACCCGCTCCTGGCCCTCCGTGATGAGATCGGGTGTGCCCTGCAGGAACCAGCCTATATCCGGGCCGGGCTGATGGCCGGCAAGGGTGACATCTCTGTTCCCGAAGACCGGGCTTTACAGACCCGGCTTCTTTTCATGCCGGCCTTCAACGAGCTTGCCGGCTATGATATCTCCCGGATAGTCAGAGATCCCTTTTCCCCGCTGTCACGGTGCATGGACGCCGGGAGCGCTGAGATCATCCTTGCCGATGGGACATACATCGGCCCCTTCAGTGCACTGGTGCAGGATGAAGACGATTGA
- a CDS encoding DEAD/DEAH box helicase — protein MKTIERLDPRVRSCIRKRGFTSLSDAQKQAIPLILDGKNIVLIAPTGTGKTESAMFPVFDGLITLPAGGGFKAIYITPLRSLNRDILSRMQWWCGELGLTVGVRHGDTPMAERRKQALSPPDLLITTPETFQALFMGKRLRQHLAHVRYVIIDEIHELAGSKRGAQLAVGLERLHVYAGEFQRIGLSATVGNPGEIAGFLCGDRPCSVVQVPVAKQLDLSVQFVGDDFRHQIEVLKKYLQREGSTLVFVNTRVTAEALGHALFGHGNVEVHHGSLSKEVRIDAEERFKKGEIRTLICTSSMELGIDIGRVDHVIQFGSPREVARLVQRVGRAGHQLNTISRGTILATGFDDLLESLVIARKAGANEIEPVVLPRHAADVLANQVAAIAVEYGEIERSRIREICERTILFPDCDELLEKVCHQMEDHRLIRIDGSRIITTARARRYLAGNLSMIHDERKVPIFDIVSRRTVGTLDESFVVGWVHTGVVFITKGQLWRVLEIADGKLTVEPAKKAIGELPSWEGEQIPVPHSVAQEAGGIRRTRLLAEYRTEPDGLAFASAFFREMDKNRSLVPTDELITLENTEDGVVCNVCAGHKANEALGRVLSILLSARHGTTVGLELDAYRMLLRLPSSIRAADVRDLLLSLDPATMPGVLRLALKRTALFKWKLVQIAKKFGAIDPDADYEKISIQRLLDFFDNTVVQQEAYRELLSEYMDIDTAAAIVTLVRNGKINVALGPHSLIGAGGLLSSRDQIPPPTADSAVLATLKRRLSQDDVILACMNCRDWKSRTVVSRVDEHPQCPKCGARLVAALKPYEEEQYAVVKKQRKNVEERATTQRLLRNANIVLSSGKKAVIALSARGVGPEVASRILGTLADGDAFYREILKAERVFVQTHRYWA, from the coding sequence ATGAAGACGATTGAACGGCTGGATCCGCGGGTCCGTTCTTGTATCCGGAAACGCGGCTTTACCTCCCTATCCGATGCACAGAAACAGGCGATACCGCTCATTCTTGATGGGAAGAACATCGTCCTCATTGCACCCACCGGGACCGGTAAGACCGAGAGCGCGATGTTCCCGGTCTTTGACGGCCTCATCACCCTCCCAGCCGGCGGGGGATTCAAGGCTATCTACATCACGCCCCTGCGCTCCCTGAACCGCGATATCCTCTCCCGCATGCAGTGGTGGTGCGGTGAGCTTGGCCTTACCGTGGGTGTGAGGCATGGCGACACGCCGATGGCCGAACGGAGGAAACAGGCACTCTCGCCTCCGGATCTGCTGATAACAACCCCGGAAACCTTCCAGGCGCTCTTCATGGGAAAACGGCTCCGGCAGCACCTTGCCCATGTCCGGTATGTCATCATCGATGAGATCCACGAGCTTGCCGGGAGCAAGCGTGGTGCGCAGCTTGCAGTCGGGCTCGAGCGGCTCCACGTGTACGCCGGGGAATTCCAGCGAATTGGCCTGTCGGCAACCGTGGGAAATCCCGGGGAGATCGCAGGATTCCTCTGTGGGGACCGGCCCTGTTCTGTTGTGCAGGTGCCGGTAGCCAAACAGCTGGACCTTTCGGTGCAGTTTGTTGGCGACGATTTCCGTCACCAGATCGAAGTGCTGAAAAAATACTTACAGCGCGAGGGATCGACTCTTGTCTTCGTTAATACACGGGTCACCGCGGAAGCGCTCGGGCACGCCCTCTTCGGCCACGGGAATGTTGAGGTGCACCATGGTTCGCTCTCCAAGGAAGTACGGATCGATGCAGAAGAGCGTTTCAAGAAAGGGGAGATCCGTACCCTCATCTGCACCTCATCCATGGAGCTCGGGATCGATATCGGCCGCGTTGACCATGTCATCCAATTCGGCTCGCCCCGTGAGGTTGCCCGCCTGGTCCAGCGCGTGGGCCGGGCCGGGCACCAGCTGAATACCATATCGCGCGGCACCATCCTTGCAACAGGATTTGACGACCTGCTGGAATCCCTTGTCATTGCCCGGAAGGCGGGCGCAAACGAGATCGAACCGGTGGTACTGCCGCGGCATGCAGCAGATGTTCTCGCAAACCAGGTTGCGGCGATTGCGGTCGAATACGGGGAGATCGAGCGTTCGCGGATCCGCGAGATCTGCGAGCGGACGATCCTGTTCCCTGACTGTGACGAACTTCTGGAAAAGGTCTGCCACCAGATGGAGGACCACCGTCTCATCCGGATTGACGGGAGCCGGATCATCACTACTGCGCGGGCACGACGGTACCTTGCCGGGAATCTCTCAATGATCCATGATGAGCGTAAGGTACCCATCTTCGACATCGTCTCCCGGCGCACGGTTGGGACCCTGGACGAATCGTTTGTTGTCGGCTGGGTGCACACCGGGGTTGTTTTCATCACCAAGGGACAGCTCTGGCGCGTCCTTGAGATTGCCGACGGGAAACTGACCGTAGAACCTGCAAAGAAGGCAATCGGGGAGCTCCCCTCATGGGAAGGCGAGCAGATCCCGGTCCCGCACTCCGTTGCACAGGAAGCAGGCGGCATCCGGAGGACCCGGTTGCTTGCGGAATACCGAACGGAACCTGACGGGCTCGCCTTTGCCTCCGCATTCTTCCGGGAAATGGACAAAAACAGGTCACTTGTCCCGACAGACGAATTGATCACGCTGGAGAATACCGAAGACGGGGTGGTCTGCAATGTCTGTGCCGGTCACAAGGCAAACGAGGCGCTCGGGCGAGTCCTCTCGATCCTGCTCTCTGCCCGGCATGGTACAACGGTCGGGCTCGAACTGGACGCGTACCGGATGCTCCTGCGTCTCCCCTCATCCATCCGCGCGGCAGATGTCCGTGACCTCCTGCTCTCCCTGGACCCGGCTACAATGCCCGGTGTCCTCCGTCTTGCCCTGAAGCGAACCGCACTCTTCAAGTGGAAGCTGGTCCAGATTGCAAAGAAGTTCGGGGCCATTGATCCCGATGCCGACTATGAGAAGATCAGCATCCAGCGTCTTCTCGACTTCTTTGATAATACGGTTGTCCAGCAGGAAGCCTATCGCGAGCTGCTCTCCGAGTACATGGATATCGACACCGCAGCAGCGATCGTGACCCTTGTTCGGAACGGGAAGATCAACGTCGCCCTCGGGCCACATTCCCTTATCGGGGCGGGGGGGCTCCTCTCATCCCGTGACCAGATCCCCCCGCCCACGGCTGACAGTGCCGTGCTTGCCACGCTCAAACGCCGGCTCAGTCAGGACGATGTAATCCTTGCCTGCATGAACTGCCGGGACTGGAAGAGCCGGACGGTAGTCTCCCGCGTTGACGAGCATCCACAATGCCCGAAGTGCGGTGCCCGGCTGGTTGCGGCCCTGAAACCCTATGAGGAGGAGCAATACGCCGTAGTAAAAAAGCAGCGGAAGAATGTCGAAGAACGCGCGACAACACAGCGGCTCCTGAGAAATGCCAACATCGTTCTTTCGAGCGGGAAAAAAGCAGTCATCGCACTCTCTGCCCGGGGCGTTGGGCCGGAGGTTGCCTCGCGGATCCTCGGAACGCTGGCAGATGGGGATGCCTTCTACCGCGAAATCCTCAAAGCGGAACGCGTTTTTGTCCAGACCCACCGGTACTGGGCCTGA
- a CDS encoding TATA-box-binding protein yields the protein MADKKYASLKIENIVASGVIADSINLTEVSGKIKSCELNTKRFPGAVYRIEDPKIASLIFSSGKVVLTGIRDKKALTDGLGIIIKSLKAAGVDTFKEPKVAITNIVCSYDIGKYINLNKVVITLNLENIEYEPEQFPGLVYRIKEPKIVALLFSSGKIILTGGKNLEDIKKGLDFLEQKLESIM from the coding sequence ATGGCTGACAAAAAGTACGCGTCATTGAAAATCGAGAATATCGTAGCTTCCGGCGTAATTGCCGATTCTATCAATCTTACAGAAGTCTCCGGCAAGATCAAGAGCTGCGAGCTCAATACCAAGCGGTTCCCGGGAGCAGTCTACCGGATCGAAGACCCGAAGATCGCATCCCTGATATTCTCTTCAGGCAAAGTCGTGCTGACCGGTATCCGCGACAAGAAGGCACTCACCGACGGCCTTGGCATCATCATCAAGTCCCTCAAGGCTGCCGGTGTCGACACCTTCAAGGAGCCCAAGGTCGCAATCACCAATATTGTCTGTTCCTATGATATCGGGAAATATATCAACCTCAATAAAGTGGTCATCACCTTAAACCTGGAGAACATCGAGTATGAGCCCGAACAGTTCCCGGGCCTCGTGTACCGCATCAAGGAGCCCAAGATCGTTGCGCTCCTCTTCTCTTCAGGAAAGATCATTCTCACGGGCGGAAAGAACCTCGAGGACATCAAAAAGGGCCTCGACTTCCTCGAGCAGAAACTCGAGAGCATAATGTAA
- a CDS encoding AMP-binding protein, protein MKKTVHGTDSYDRMCERFAIDVPEYYNFGFDVIDAWAKKDRNKLAMIWVNQQGEEKKYSFLDLKNLANKAANILLKYGINKGDRVLLMLPRIPEWWIFAIALIKLGAVFAPCPTMLTARDIKYRVNKGKFRMIITDLENASKVEEICNECPTLTSRMIADGELAGWASFPYELLYPAPVSHRSVSIPDDLKTKSTDPMLIYFTSGTTGEPKMVLHNHGYPLGHIVTARLWQDVKHNDLHFTVSDTGWAKCAWGKIFGQWIEGACIFVYNFSGKFQATEVLPLLEKYQVTTFCCPPTIYRMLILADLEKFDLSSLRHCTSAGEPLNPEVIRVWKEGTGLTICEGYGQTETCCCVAAFPTIEPRPGSMGKPSPGWKIEVHDDDGKALGNHEEGRLAISCKPRPPGLFVEYLDNPDENKKSFVNTWYYTGDKVYRDDDGYFWFVGRDDDVIKSSGYRIGPFEVESALLEHPAVREAAVVGSPDRIRGLIVKAFVVLKKGYEPSESLVREIKTYVKRTTAPYKYPRQIEFVSELPKTISGKIKRNELRAVELKKYLDSK, encoded by the coding sequence ATGAAAAAGACCGTTCATGGCACAGATAGTTACGACCGGATGTGCGAACGCTTCGCCATCGATGTGCCGGAATACTATAACTTCGGATTTGATGTGATCGATGCGTGGGCGAAGAAGGACCGGAACAAACTTGCGATGATCTGGGTGAACCAGCAGGGAGAGGAGAAGAAATACAGTTTTCTCGATTTGAAGAACCTCGCCAACAAGGCTGCAAACATCCTGCTCAAGTATGGCATCAACAAAGGAGACAGGGTACTCCTGATGCTTCCACGGATTCCCGAATGGTGGATCTTCGCCATCGCGCTGATCAAGCTGGGTGCCGTCTTTGCTCCCTGTCCCACCATGCTCACCGCCCGCGACATCAAGTACCGGGTGAACAAGGGAAAGTTCCGTATGATCATAACGGATCTCGAGAATGCATCAAAAGTTGAAGAGATCTGCAACGAGTGCCCGACCCTGACCTCCCGGATGATTGCAGATGGGGAACTTGCGGGATGGGCAAGTTTCCCCTACGAGCTGCTTTACCCGGCACCGGTCTCCCACCGGTCCGTGAGCATCCCGGATGATCTCAAGACAAAGAGCACCGACCCGATGCTCATCTACTTCACCTCCGGTACCACTGGTGAACCCAAGATGGTTCTCCACAACCACGGGTACCCGCTGGGACATATCGTGACTGCCCGGCTCTGGCAGGATGTGAAGCATAATGACCTGCATTTCACGGTCTCCGATACCGGGTGGGCCAAGTGTGCATGGGGCAAGATCTTCGGCCAGTGGATCGAAGGCGCCTGCATCTTTGTGTATAACTTTTCCGGAAAGTTCCAGGCAACCGAGGTTCTTCCCCTGCTGGAGAAGTACCAGGTCACCACATTCTGTTGTCCCCCGACAATTTACCGGATGCTCATTCTTGCCGACCTGGAAAAGTTCGATCTCTCTTCGCTCCGTCACTGCACCAGCGCAGGTGAACCGCTTAACCCGGAAGTGATCCGGGTCTGGAAAGAAGGAACAGGCCTGACCATCTGCGAAGGGTACGGCCAGACCGAGACCTGCTGCTGTGTTGCCGCGTTCCCGACTATCGAGCCCCGTCCCGGCTCCATGGGTAAACCTTCTCCCGGGTGGAAGATCGAGGTGCATGACGATGACGGCAAGGCACTGGGAAACCACGAGGAAGGCAGGCTCGCCATCAGCTGCAAGCCCCGCCCACCGGGCCTCTTTGTTGAATACCTTGACAACCCCGATGAGAACAAGAAGTCGTTTGTCAACACCTGGTATTACACTGGTGATAAAGTATATCGCGATGATGACGGGTACTTCTGGTTTGTCGGGCGTGATGATGACGTGATCAAGAGTTCTGGATACCGTATCGGTCCGTTTGAGGTCGAGAGTGCGCTGCTGGAGCATCCGGCCGTGCGGGAGGCTGCCGTTGTCGGGTCTCCGGATCGTATCCGGGGGCTTATTGTCAAGGCATTTGTTGTCTTAAAGAAGGGATACGAACCCTCGGAATCGCTGGTGCGGGAGATCAAGACCTATGTCAAACGCACCACGGCGCCCTACAAGTATCCCCGGCAGATAGAATTTGTCAGCGAACTCCCCAAGACCATCTCGGGCAAGATCAAGCGCAATGAACTCCGTGCGGTAGAACTGAAAAAATACCTTGACAGCAAATAA